The following are encoded in a window of Acidobacteriota bacterium genomic DNA:
- a CDS encoding carboxypeptidase regulatory-like domain-containing protein, with the protein MSKKGLIVAGMVVCLAAMPVLLVGQQQVGGLRVVLIDPSGGLIPGAEVEFRGSALIRPVFGLSDDQGLIVNNSLPPGTYTLTARCPGFQTAVKEEVVVRVGRSYSVEMALEVGRVESTIVVEGGGAAIDTFKSEAASIYTGEGLTNAAGGRDFTDYARFAPSVNFEALSGSVTYRGQRVHGISVDGSSGAENVFYVDGVDTTSMYNGLNNQKLRVETVEEFQLKTAGYEAEFGGAMGGVLSARTRSGSNEFHGSLLWYGSGSALTGRPRKRLRLDPTQSVDVAEYVLDPEDGDLTHEFGFTLGGPLWRDRVWFFGGLLSELRNRRRSVAFTSGEAGRFQRKDRLRSIPVKIDFQPAEKVRLMASAVADRLDWKGGLPHLDGTSNPAFQWAEEGFEYPGYTLTGAAMIALSPFLAVDARWGLNAIQTEQLLGPAQVRHRFPESPGLIGYSPDDALYRPRGFSTIGHGASFNTSQDFQKKSTVSLSGSYVTRGAGQHNLRFGWQFNGLAHDINDAYQFDYILHYYTRPYNMVNGTVRTSTCTGPNGDVYDPCGYYELRTPFGVVANAGTHRHALFVQDAWTVGGALTLNLGLRLEREEIPSFSDLPEFSSAVFRWNFPDKVAPRAGLAYDVLGNAKLKLFGSWGWFYDAMKLEMAQGSFGGFKWLSHYYLMDDSALDWTRIGGLSGQGNYPGTYVETRNWRIPSFEDLDPDLKPMRMTGTVAGFEYEAAPDHVISVRYSRKNLDQAIEDVGRQTPAGEAYYITNPGRGLSVERFVEVGLPPTPRPKRTYNAIEFRLRRALGHNWLADVAYVNSRLHGLYSGLGSSDENGRLSPNVNRDFDLWFLNYDSRGNLIDGPLGTDRTHQLKVHWTYVMPWDMEVGGFFSAMSGAPISRTVDLEHVDVMVNNRGSDGRNPAWTQTDLSLVQRFHPFSDETRSLEINLNVINLFNQGTPLRTFRSLFRQSLPLWQPGDPVSQVLDGYDYQAIAASQGATRDPRFLQHDRFLDPISARFGIRFVF; encoded by the coding sequence ATGTCCAAGAAAGGTTTGATCGTCGCCGGCATGGTGGTCTGCCTGGCCGCTATGCCCGTACTCCTGGTTGGGCAGCAGCAGGTCGGGGGCCTCCGGGTCGTCCTGATCGACCCGAGCGGCGGCCTCATTCCCGGAGCCGAAGTCGAATTCAGGGGTTCGGCGCTGATTCGACCGGTCTTCGGCCTCTCCGACGATCAGGGACTGATTGTCAATAACAGTCTGCCACCGGGGACCTACACCCTGACCGCCCGCTGTCCGGGATTCCAGACCGCGGTGAAGGAAGAGGTGGTGGTCCGGGTCGGGCGGAGTTACTCGGTCGAGATGGCCCTGGAGGTCGGCCGCGTCGAAAGCACCATCGTGGTGGAGGGGGGCGGGGCGGCAATTGATACCTTCAAGAGCGAGGCAGCCTCGATCTACACGGGTGAAGGGCTGACCAACGCCGCCGGTGGGCGGGATTTCACCGACTACGCCCGCTTCGCCCCCAGCGTCAATTTCGAAGCGCTGTCGGGAAGCGTGACCTATAGAGGACAGAGGGTCCACGGAATCTCGGTTGACGGTTCCTCTGGCGCCGAGAACGTCTTTTACGTGGACGGTGTCGATACCACCAGCATGTACAACGGGCTGAACAACCAGAAGCTGCGTGTCGAAACCGTGGAGGAGTTCCAGTTGAAGACCGCCGGATACGAAGCGGAATTCGGCGGCGCCATGGGGGGCGTGCTCAGTGCTCGAACCCGGAGCGGTTCCAATGAATTTCACGGCAGCCTGCTGTGGTACGGCAGCGGAAGCGCGCTGACGGGCAGGCCGAGGAAGCGCCTGAGGCTCGATCCTACTCAGTCGGTCGACGTGGCCGAATATGTCTTGGATCCGGAAGACGGCGACCTGACTCACGAATTCGGCTTCACTCTGGGCGGTCCTCTTTGGCGAGACCGGGTCTGGTTCTTCGGAGGACTCCTGTCGGAACTCCGGAATCGGAGGCGCTCGGTCGCGTTTACCTCCGGAGAAGCCGGGCGATTTCAGCGCAAGGACCGGTTGCGCAGCATTCCGGTCAAGATCGATTTCCAGCCTGCCGAGAAAGTCCGGTTGATGGCATCGGCGGTGGCGGACCGGTTGGACTGGAAGGGAGGACTGCCCCATCTCGACGGGACTTCGAACCCGGCGTTCCAATGGGCGGAAGAGGGCTTTGAATACCCGGGCTACACCCTCACGGGAGCCGCCATGATCGCCTTGAGCCCATTCCTGGCGGTGGACGCCCGGTGGGGACTGAATGCCATCCAGACCGAACAACTGCTCGGTCCGGCGCAGGTGCGTCACAGGTTCCCCGAGTCGCCCGGACTGATCGGATACTCACCCGATGACGCCTTGTACCGACCCCGTGGTTTTTCCACCATCGGACATGGTGCAAGCTTCAACACGTCTCAGGATTTTCAGAAAAAGAGCACCGTTTCCCTGAGCGGCAGCTATGTGACCCGCGGGGCCGGCCAACACAACCTGAGATTTGGCTGGCAGTTCAACGGGCTGGCGCACGATATCAACGATGCCTACCAGTTCGACTATATCCTCCACTACTACACCCGACCCTACAACATGGTGAACGGGACGGTTCGTACCAGCACCTGCACCGGCCCCAACGGCGATGTCTACGATCCTTGCGGTTACTACGAACTGCGGACGCCGTTCGGCGTGGTGGCCAACGCCGGCACCCACCGGCATGCTCTCTTCGTTCAGGACGCCTGGACGGTAGGCGGCGCGCTAACGTTGAATCTCGGGCTGCGCCTCGAGCGCGAGGAGATTCCGTCCTTTAGCGATCTTCCGGAATTTTCCAGTGCGGTGTTCCGGTGGAACTTCCCTGACAAGGTCGCGCCTCGGGCCGGTCTGGCCTATGACGTGCTGGGCAACGCCAAGCTGAAGTTGTTCGGCAGTTGGGGATGGTTTTACGACGCCATGAAGCTTGAAATGGCCCAGGGATCGTTCGGTGGGTTCAAGTGGTTGAGCCACTACTACCTGATGGACGACAGTGCGCTCGATTGGACCCGCATCGGCGGGCTGTCGGGTCAGGGAAATTATCCGGGAACCTATGTCGAGACGAGAAACTGGCGTATTCCCTCGTTCGAGGATCTGGACCCCGATCTCAAGCCCATGCGAATGACGGGGACCGTAGCCGGATTCGAGTACGAAGCCGCCCCGGACCATGTGATTTCGGTCCGTTACTCCCGCAAGAACCTTGACCAGGCGATCGAGGATGTTGGCCGCCAGACCCCGGCCGGCGAAGCCTACTACATCACCAACCCGGGTCGTGGCCTCTCGGTCGAGAGGTTTGTCGAAGTCGGCCTTCCGCCCACGCCCAGACCGAAAAGGACCTACAACGCCATTGAATTCCGCTTGCGAAGGGCGTTGGGCCACAACTGGCTTGCAGATGTTGCCTACGTGAACTCCAGGCTTCACGGTCTCTATTCGGGCCTGGGCAGCTCGGACGAGAACGGACGCCTCAGTCCCAACGTCAATCGCGATTTCGATCTCTGGTTTCTCAACTACGACTCCAGGGGCAACCTGATCGATGGACCGCTGGGCACCGACAGAACCCATCAGCTCAAGGTCCATTGGACCTATGTCATGCCGTGGGACATGGAAGTCGGAGGATTCTTCTCAGCCATGAGCGGAGCGCCGATCAGTCGGACAGTCGATCTGGAACACGTGGACGTCATGGTGAACAACCGGGGCAGCGACGGCAGAAATCCAGCCTGGACTCAGACGGACCTCTCCCTGGTCCAGCGTTTCCATCCTTTTTCAGACGAGACGCGATCGCTCGAAATCAATCTCAACGTCATCAACCTCTTCAATCAAGGGACGCCCTTGAGGACCTTTCGGAGCCTCTTCCGCCAGTCCCTTCCCCTGTGGCAACCGGGCGACCCCGTCTCGCAAGTCCTGGACGGCTACGACTACCAGGCGATCGCGGCCTCTCAGGGCGCGACCCGGGACCCGCGCTTCCTGCAGCATGACCGATTCCTGGATCCGATCTCGGCGCGCTTCGGGATCCGTTTCGTCTTTTGA
- the pdxH gene encoding pyridoxamine 5'-phosphate oxidase: protein MSIDEIRERYSRAGLSETDLNADPILQFEQWSQDATDAGVFEPGAACLATASRQGKPSARMVLLKGVEERGFIFFTNYGSPKARDLADNPRAALVLAWVELARQVRVSGSVERISREASARYFESRPAGSRLSAWASHQSQVIEDRRVLEERMQGFQARFGDGDIPLPPFWGGYCLSPDQIEFWQGRPDRLNDRLRYRRQAESQWVVERLEP, encoded by the coding sequence ATGTCCATCGACGAGATTCGAGAACGCTACAGCCGGGCAGGCCTGAGCGAAACGGACCTGAACGCCGATCCGATCCTGCAGTTCGAGCAGTGGTCTCAGGATGCCACCGACGCCGGGGTCTTCGAGCCGGGCGCGGCCTGTCTGGCAACGGCCAGTCGTCAGGGGAAGCCTTCGGCCCGCATGGTGCTGCTGAAGGGAGTGGAGGAGCGCGGATTCATCTTCTTCACCAACTACGGGAGCCCCAAGGCCCGGGATCTGGCCGATAACCCTCGAGCCGCCCTGGTGTTGGCCTGGGTGGAGCTGGCCCGACAGGTGCGCGTCTCCGGAAGTGTCGAGCGAATCTCGCGGGAGGCATCGGCGCGCTACTTCGAGAGCCGGCCGGCCGGCAGCAGGCTCAGCGCCTGGGCTTCTCACCAGAGCCAGGTGATCGAAGACCGCCGGGTGCTGGAAGAGCGAATGCAAGGCTTTCAAGCCCGATTCGGCGACGGCGACATTCCCCTCCCACCGTTCTGGGGAGGATACTGTCTCTCCCCTGACCAAATTGAGTTCTGGCAGGGCCGCCCCGACCGCCTGAACGACCGGCTGCGCTACCGCCGCCAGGCGGAATCCCAGTGGGTCGTGGAAAGACTTGAGCCCTGA
- a CDS encoding secondary thiamine-phosphate synthase enzyme YjbQ — protein MKSYRKELWFEIPSRRAFVNITRQVESCLRESGIREGLVLVNAMHITASVFINDDEPGLHHDYEAWLEKTAPHEPVRQYRHNETGEDNADAHLKRQIMGREVVVAITNGRLDFGTWEQIFYGEFDGRRKKRVLVKILGE, from the coding sequence ATGAAAAGCTACCGAAAAGAACTGTGGTTTGAAATTCCCTCCCGCCGCGCATTCGTCAATATTACCCGTCAGGTTGAATCCTGCCTGCGGGAGAGCGGGATTCGCGAGGGCCTGGTGTTGGTCAACGCCATGCACATCACCGCTTCGGTGTTCATCAACGACGACGAACCGGGACTCCATCACGACTACGAAGCCTGGCTGGAAAAGACGGCGCCCCATGAGCCGGTACGACAGTATCGACACAACGAAACCGGCGAAGACAACGCGGACGCTCATCTCAAGCGCCAGATCATGGGCCGGGAAGTGGTGGTAGCCATTACCAACGGGAGGCTGGACTTCGGCACCTGGGAACAGATCTTTTACGGCGAGTTCGACGGCAGAAGAAAAAAGAGAGTCCTGGTAAAGATCCTGGGCGAGTAA
- a CDS encoding threonine aldolase family protein: MPPIKIDLYSDTVTRPTAPMRKFMSEAEVGDEQKFEDPTVNLLQERVAELLGKEAGLYLPSGTMCNQIAFRIHCRPGDEVLLHRTAHPLISEAGGLAALSSAIPTGLEARRGVFSAEQVRAAIRPLNRYAPCTRVVSIEQTSNSGGGTPWPVQAIEEVATVAREHGLILHMDGARLFNAVVATGTPARDFAAPFDTVWVDFSKGLGAPVGAVLAGRRELIEEAWVWKQRLGGAMRQAGIIAAGALYALEHHIERLAEDHANAKVLAEGLADIPGVTLDPAEVETNLVFFEVSEPASVVLGRLLEQGVRVSQPGPHRLRAVTHLDISRQDVEEALQVARRCLA, from the coding sequence ATGCCGCCAATCAAGATCGACCTCTACAGCGACACCGTCACCCGGCCGACAGCCCCCATGCGGAAGTTCATGTCCGAGGCCGAGGTCGGAGATGAGCAAAAGTTTGAAGATCCGACCGTCAATTTGCTGCAGGAGAGGGTAGCCGAACTGCTGGGCAAGGAGGCTGGACTCTATCTGCCTTCGGGCACCATGTGCAACCAGATTGCCTTCAGAATTCACTGCCGCCCGGGAGACGAGGTGCTGCTGCATCGCACGGCCCATCCCCTGATCTCGGAAGCGGGAGGACTGGCGGCCCTCTCCAGCGCCATCCCGACCGGCCTGGAGGCTCGAAGGGGGGTCTTCAGCGCCGAGCAGGTCAGGGCGGCCATCCGGCCGCTCAACCGCTATGCCCCGTGCACGCGGGTGGTTTCCATCGAGCAGACCTCCAATTCCGGGGGAGGCACTCCCTGGCCGGTCCAGGCCATTGAAGAGGTAGCCACGGTCGCCCGCGAACATGGCCTGATCCTTCACATGGACGGGGCTCGGCTGTTCAACGCCGTGGTGGCTACCGGGACGCCGGCCCGGGACTTTGCCGCCCCTTTCGATACTGTCTGGGTGGATTTCAGCAAGGGACTGGGAGCGCCGGTGGGTGCCGTGCTGGCGGGGCGCCGGGAACTGATCGAGGAGGCCTGGGTGTGGAAGCAGCGCCTGGGCGGGGCCATGCGGCAGGCCGGAATCATTGCCGCCGGGGCGCTCTATGCGCTGGAGCACCACATCGAGCGCCTGGCCGAAGACCACGCCAACGCCAAGGTCCTGGCCGAGGGTCTGGCGGACATTCCGGGGGTTACCCTGGACCCAGCCGAGGTCGAAACCAACCTGGTGTTCTTCGAAGTGTCCGAGCCGGCGTCGGTCGTGCTGGGCCGACTGCTGGAGCAGGGCGTGCGAGTGAGCCAGCCGGGTCCGCATCGCCTGCGTGCCGTCACCCACCTGGATATCTCCCGCCAAGACGTGGAAGAGGCCCTTCAAGTCGCCCGGCGGTGTCTCGCCTAG
- the nirK gene encoding copper-containing nitrite reductase — protein sequence MTRGAVTASTEVPTDTRGLPRVWQKLVDPPYVPEHTQVASGGPRIVEVELVVNEAKRVIDADGTAIHALTFNGSIPAPLIVCHEGDYIELTLKNPAESQLSHNIDFHASTGALGGGALTHVQPGEQVVLRWKAIKPGTFIYHCAPGGSMIPYHVVSGMNGAIMVLPRTGLKDGNGKPIRYDKAYYIGEQDFYVPRDADGKFMAFEGPIEAMADTLQTMRTLTPSHVVFNGRVGALTGDGAMKARVGETVLFIHSQANRDSRPHLIGGHGDFVWEQGAFSDPPAHGLETWFIRGGSAGAAIYTFRQPGIYAYLNHNLIEAVELGALAHVNVQGEWNEDLMTQVAAPGPIDGGKATPSA from the coding sequence ATGACCCGGGGGGCGGTGACGGCCTCCACCGAGGTCCCGACAGACACGCGCGGGCTACCGCGAGTCTGGCAGAAGTTGGTCGATCCACCTTATGTTCCGGAACACACACAGGTCGCGTCGGGAGGCCCCAGGATCGTCGAGGTCGAGCTTGTGGTTAACGAGGCCAAGCGCGTCATCGACGCCGACGGCACCGCGATTCACGCGCTCACCTTCAACGGTTCGATTCCGGCGCCCCTGATCGTCTGTCACGAGGGAGACTACATCGAGCTCACCCTGAAGAATCCGGCCGAGAGCCAACTCTCGCACAACATCGACTTCCACGCATCCACCGGGGCTCTCGGCGGCGGCGCCCTGACACACGTTCAGCCCGGCGAGCAGGTTGTATTGCGATGGAAGGCAATCAAGCCGGGCACGTTCATTTATCACTGCGCACCGGGCGGCTCCATGATTCCATACCACGTGGTCTCGGGAATGAACGGGGCCATCATGGTGCTTCCCAGGACCGGCCTCAAGGACGGCAACGGCAAGCCCATCCGCTACGACAAGGCTTACTACATCGGCGAGCAGGACTTTTACGTACCGCGAGATGCAGACGGAAAGTTCATGGCCTTCGAGGGCCCCATCGAGGCCATGGCCGATACCCTCCAGACCATGCGTACGCTCACGCCATCCCACGTCGTGTTCAACGGACGCGTCGGCGCACTGACCGGCGACGGCGCCATGAAGGCGCGCGTGGGCGAGACCGTCCTTTTCATCCACTCCCAGGCCAACCGGGACTCCAGACCGCACCTGATCGGCGGACATGGAGACTTCGTGTGGGAACAGGGTGCCTTCTCCGATCCCCCGGCCCATGGGCTGGAAACCTGGTTCATCCGCGGAGGCTCGGCCGGTGCGGCCATCTACACTTTCCGCCAGCCGGGCATCTATGCGTACCTGAACCACAACTTGATCGAGGCGGTAGAACTGGGTGCACTGGCCCACGTCAATGTGCAAGGCGAATGGAACGAGGACCTGATGACACAGGTCGCGGCCCCCGGTCCGATTGACGGTGGGAAGGCAACCCCCTCAGCCTGA